A stretch of DNA from Desulfovibrio gilichinskyi:
ATTCCAGCTCACGGATCACGCTTTTTCCATTTAGCTAATACCTATCCACTTAAGTCCATTATTGCACATGCCATTATTGAATGGTCCGCTGATGACGCAAAACTAAGGAAAGCCCTTATTGCAGGAGGATGGACATTTTTTGTAATGGGCAATTCTAATTTCAGCCACGGAAACTTCCTTGTTAATCACGGAGATCCTTTTTAAACTATTTTCCCAAAAGACAACCATAACAAGCCCCTCGCAACTAACATTGTGAGGGGCTTACTATTTTAAATGGATAAATTACTTTCATAATCCACTCCAATCATTAGCTATATATTGACATTAAAAGACACTCTTTATACACAACTTATATTGCAATAATAACATTGTAATATAACTATTAATTAATGAGGTTTTATTATGAAACGTTTAATAAAAGCATATGTATTGTCTTTGGCAATGTTGATGTTGGTGTGCGGAACTGCGGGGGCGGATGATTTTAATGCACAAGGAAGCGCTTTAGTCCCCGGTATAGAATTTGGTAAACATGGTGGTTTTTCACTGTCTTCAGCATTATATCTATCTAATATTACGAATGAAACCATAAGATGTCGTGTATGTTTTTATGACCACGACGGTAACGATATGTCTTCACGTATAAAAATTAGATCAGGTTCCTCAGCCTCATGGCAGATTATTCTCGCAGCAGGAACGGGAGAAGCTGACATACCAGCACATTCTACGCGTATTTTCAGTTTAGAAACAACTAATAATGAAGAATATAGAATTGGGCATGCATATATTCAATGGAGTTCAAGTGATCCAAAACCTCATAAAGCACTTATTGGTCTATTGAGGAATGCAGGAGGCAACTCAATTGGACTAGTATCAGCTCATTCTCAAATTAATAATGGGCAACCATTTTAATTTTGATTCCATTCTAACAAGAAAGCCCCTCGCAACTTCCGTTGCAAGGGGCTTAAACATTCAATTTGAAAGACGTGAACCTCCAACATCCTTGCCAACCACCCCACCCTATAAATTCAACAAATAATTATAATTTAACATTGACAAGCAATCTTGACAGCTTTACAACTTACATATGGCAAAAGAACAAACTGTATTTTCAATGCGTATGGACAAAGACCTACACAAACGCATCAAAATCTTTTCCGCAGAGCAGGAAATGACCATTAAAGACATGTTCATTGAATGTATGGAAAAGCGAATGGCAGAGGCAAAGAAGAAAGAAAAAGAAGAAAAGTAGCCCAAAAAAAGACGGCCCGCCAAGGTGTACCACCACCTAGACGAGCCTAACCAAAAACGACCTTAACAGGAGGTACGTTATGGCTGAAAAGAACTTAGCCAATTCACACACTTCTGACAACAGTTCAGTTGTTAGCTCCCCTACGCTTGCTATTGCTGATGGTAAGCCCGTTGTTTCGTCCCTTACGATTGCTGAACATTTTGGCAAACGCCATGATGACGTGCTTAAAAAGATTAAACAGCTCGATATTCCGGATGATTTTGGACTCCGCAATTTTGCGGAGTCCTCTTATGTCAATGCTCAGAACAAAGAAATGCCCTGCTATAACCTCACTCGTGACGGCTTCGCCTATCTGGTCATGGGCTTTACTGGCAAAAAAGCATCCGCATGGAAAATACGTTATCTTGAAGCGTTTAATACAATGGAAGAAGAGCTTCTACGGATTCAGAACAAAACAAGCCACAACCAAACCATACAGGCTATTTCGGATTGCTTGATACGTGACAACACCGTGCATGCATTTATTAATGAAGCGTGCGAAATAGCATCATGGGGCCGAGTTTCAAAAACAGAGCTGTATCAATATTACAAACTGTTTTGCGAACGGAACGACGAACTGGCCATGCACCGTGCACGCTTTTTTGCTGATCTATACTCTATGCTCAAAGACGTAAGAGAAACACGGCCACGCATAGACGGGCATCGTTGCCGTATGCTTTTAGGCATTGCGCCATATCCTCAGCTCGATGCACCATCAAAAGTTCCCAAGCTTCCTGCGCCCAAAACCGAACCAGAGATTTATGGCCATAGCTCCCCGAAAAATTCCATAGCTACGGCAAAAACGATCATATTCCAAAATCTGGAACAACTCCCAAGAGCAGAACGCCAAGCAATGCTAATGGCCTACGATGCCCTTATTGAAGCAGAACAGGTTTTAAGTGTGGAGGCAGAAAATGAATAGTAATGATCTATGCCACCACGTTTCGGATATGATGTCAGCGGCTTGTTCCCTCGAATATTTACGGGACCAAATGGAACTGGAACACCGCTATGGCGAAGCTTACCTACTAGACTTAATACGAAAGAAAGTTTCAG
This window harbors:
- a CDS encoding ribbon-helix-helix protein → MAKEQTVFSMRMDKDLHKRIKIFSAEQEMTIKDMFIECMEKRMAEAKKKEKEEK
- a CDS encoding Rha family transcriptional regulator, whose product is MAEKNLANSHTSDNSSVVSSPTLAIADGKPVVSSLTIAEHFGKRHDDVLKKIKQLDIPDDFGLRNFAESSYVNAQNKEMPCYNLTRDGFAYLVMGFTGKKASAWKIRYLEAFNTMEEELLRIQNKTSHNQTIQAISDCLIRDNTVHAFINEACEIASWGRVSKTELYQYYKLFCERNDELAMHRARFFADLYSMLKDVRETRPRIDGHRCRMLLGIAPYPQLDAPSKVPKLPAPKTEPEIYGHSSPKNSIATAKTIIFQNLEQLPRAERQAMLMAYDALIEAEQVLSVEAENE